In Scylla paramamosain isolate STU-SP2022 chromosome 1, ASM3559412v1, whole genome shotgun sequence, one DNA window encodes the following:
- the LOC135100108 gene encoding ctenidin-1-like yields the protein MPGCPFLTSVRLMDRIMSYVHFLQVIKVSLVVAVALAMPGGSRGGGGHGGGGGGGGGYGGGGGGGFGGGHGGGGGGGGGGGGGSGYGGGYGGGIAVPIPYNFDYGVSAGSTNFGHSESGDGRGNAHGGYWVNLPDGRVQKVDYWADGSGYHPVVTYQGTAVFPAGKGGYGYH from the exons atGCCAGGCTGTCCCTTCCTCACAAGCGTGCGTCTAATGGATAGGATAATGTCCTATGTTCATTTCCTTCAGGTGATCAAGGTGTCTCTGGTGGTTGCCGTTGCCCTAGCCATGCCCGGCGGCTCCCGTGGAGGTGGCGGGCacggagggggtggtggtggtggcggcggctacggaggaggaggcggcggcggtttTGGTGGTGGCcatggaggaggcggcggcggcggcggtggtggcggcggtggtagtggttacGGCGGCGGCTATGGAGGCGGTATTGCA GTACCCATCCCTTACAACTTCGACTACGGCGTCTCAGCGGGCAGCACCAACTTCGGCCACAGCGAGAGCGGTGACGGTCGCGGCAACGCCCACGGCGGCTACTGGGTCAACCTACCCGACGGCCGCGTGCAGAAAGTTGACTACTGGGCTGATGGCAGCGGCTACCACCCGGTGGTGACTTACCAGGGCACCGCCGTCTTCCCCGCCGGCAAAGGAGGATATGGATACCACTGA